In Ensifer canadensis, a genomic segment contains:
- the lpdA gene encoding dihydrolipoyl dehydrogenase, whose translation MKEISCKLLVIGAGPGGYICAIRAGQLGVDTVIVEKAKAGGTCLNVGCIPSKALIHAADEFHKLRSAASGRSPLGLSLANPTIDLARTVAWKDGIVGRLNGGVTGLLKKAGVKAVIGVARFVDGKTVDVETEIGLQRIRADAIVIATGSAPIELPDMPFGGSIISSTEALSLKSVPASVAVIGGGYIGLELGTAFAKLGAHVTVLEAQTRILPQYDADLSKPIAKRLGELGIEVFTQTVAKGLSADGKSLLAEHNGRPIEVPAEKVLVTVGRKPVTEGFGLEEIDLDRAGKFIRIDDQCRTSMRGIYAIGDVTGEPMLAHRAMAQGEMVAEIVAGNKRAWDKRCIPAVCFTDPEIVTSGLSPEEARASGIEIKIGQFPFQANGRAMTTLSEDGFVRVVARADNHLVLGIQAVGHGVSELSASFGLAIEMGARLEDIAGTIHAHPTQSEAFQEAALKALGHALHI comes from the coding sequence ATGAAGGAAATTTCCTGCAAGCTGCTCGTCATCGGTGCCGGCCCCGGCGGCTACATCTGCGCCATCCGCGCTGGCCAGCTCGGCGTCGACACCGTCATCGTCGAGAAGGCGAAGGCCGGCGGTACCTGCCTCAATGTCGGCTGCATCCCGTCCAAGGCGCTCATCCACGCCGCCGACGAATTCCATAAGTTGCGCTCGGCTGCCTCCGGCCGCAGTCCGCTCGGCCTGTCGCTCGCCAACCCGACGATCGATCTCGCCCGCACCGTTGCCTGGAAGGACGGCATCGTCGGCCGGCTGAACGGCGGTGTCACCGGCCTTCTGAAGAAGGCAGGCGTTAAGGCCGTCATCGGCGTCGCCCGTTTCGTCGACGGCAAGACGGTCGATGTCGAGACCGAGATCGGCCTGCAGCGCATTCGCGCCGACGCGATCGTGATTGCCACCGGCTCGGCGCCGATCGAGCTTCCCGACATGCCGTTCGGCGGCTCGATCATTTCGTCGACCGAGGCGCTGTCGTTGAAAAGCGTGCCGGCCAGCGTTGCCGTCATCGGTGGCGGTTACATCGGACTGGAACTCGGCACCGCCTTTGCCAAGCTCGGCGCTCACGTCACCGTGCTCGAGGCGCAGACGCGCATCCTGCCGCAATATGACGCCGATCTGTCGAAGCCGATTGCCAAGCGGCTCGGCGAACTCGGCATCGAAGTGTTCACCCAGACAGTTGCCAAGGGGCTCTCCGCCGACGGCAAGAGCCTGCTTGCCGAGCACAATGGTCGGCCGATCGAGGTACCGGCGGAAAAGGTTCTGGTGACGGTCGGCCGCAAACCCGTGACCGAAGGTTTTGGGCTTGAAGAAATCGATCTCGACCGCGCCGGAAAATTCATCCGCATCGACGACCAGTGCCGCACGTCGATGCGCGGCATCTATGCGATCGGCGACGTCACCGGCGAGCCGATGCTGGCCCACCGCGCCATGGCGCAAGGGGAAATGGTCGCGGAGATCGTCGCCGGCAACAAACGCGCCTGGGACAAGCGCTGCATTCCCGCCGTCTGCTTCACCGACCCGGAGATCGTGACATCAGGACTATCGCCGGAAGAAGCCCGTGCCAGCGGCATCGAGATCAAGATCGGCCAGTTTCCCTTCCAGGCGAACGGCCGCGCCATGACGACGCTGTCGGAGGACGGTTTCGTGCGCGTCGTCGCGCGCGCCGACAACCATCTGGTCCTCGGCATCCAGGCCGTTGGCCACGGCGTGTCCGAGCTTTCGGCAAGCTTCGGACTTGCGATTGAGATGGGCGCGCG